From Candidatus Angelobacter sp.:
CACTTTCAAATGAGGCGTGAATCGCTCCGCTTCCCTGCGCCAGTTGTGCAACACGGACGCCGGGCAGATCACCAGGGCAGGCTTCGGACGCTTTTTATTCTGATTCTGGAGCCACGAAAGCCAGGCGAGTGTTTGCAGTGTTTTGCCAAGCCCCATGTCGTCCGCGAGAATGCCCCCCAATCTGAGGCGGGTAAGGTGGCAAAGAAAATTGAAGCCGTCTTTTTGATATGGCCTCAATTCGGCTTTGACCTGATCCGGCAGCGGTGTGGGCGCCACTCCATCGAATTCCGCGATCCGCTGGCGAAGTTTCTTCGCCTGCGAGTCGCCAAAGCGCTGCAGCGACGCCTCGTCGAGTTGGGCGGCGTGAAGCATCGCGACCTTTTGCGGCGTGTTGCTCAAACCATCAACGCCGAGGTCGGCCATCGTTTCGTGGGCGGCCTGGACGGCGCCCGCATCCAGTTGTATCCAGCCGCTGTCCGGCAGTTTTACGAAGCGCCCCGTGGCCGTTTGCAGCCGTTGGAGATCGGCCGGGGTCAGCTTCATTCCTTCCTGTTCCCACTCGGCGGAAACCGAGAGCCAGTCTATGCCGCTGCCCTGGACAATCAGTTTGGGACGCAGTTGCCGCTGCGAAAGGAACAATCGCTGAAAAGCGGGGTTGCCGAGATATTCGGCAGCTGGCCGGTCCGGCCAGGCCGCCGCCAGAACGTTGAGAAAATTTTCGTTCGCGTCGCCGACCCACAGTCCGGCCTCCGGAGTGAACCAGTCGAGTCGCCGCAACCACTGGGTCGCGGGGTCGAGCCGGGGGTCGTCAAGGATTTCCGGCTTTTCAACCTGGCGGCTGCCCGGGCTGGTGGACTGCCACTCGTGTCCGTTCCACTGCCAGACGCTCCGATCGCGTTCACTCATGGCGAGCAGGCGGAGGCGGATCGTGTCGTCATTCAATTCGAGGATGAATTGTGGAGTCGCGGTGTGAGCCACGCAAAGCTCCTCCCAACCCGCTCCATTCCTCGATCCGAATTTGCGCAGGTGCGTAAGCAGCCGATGGCTCAACTTCCTGACGGGCAAAGGCGGGCTTTGCGCCCATCGGCTCAGCAAATCCTGTGGTGGCGGATCCCTTAAAACATAAAGTGTATGGCCGAGCAGCGCCAGAGCCGGCGACCCCGCAAAAAACTGCGCCTGATCGAGCGAGTGATGTGTTCCGTCGGGAAGCGTGAGCCGATGTGTGAACACGAGCTCAGATCCGGCCGGCGCCAGGGCCAGGTGAGGTGTCAACTCGGCCAGCTGGCCATGAAACGATAGTTTGGCGCCATCAGTGTTCAGTTCCAGGCGCGACTGGTGACCCCAACGCGCCAGCCACTGCAGCAACTCGGCGCCGGTCAACACCAGCGGCTCGCCGTTCACCCTTCGTCCGCTATAGATTTCAGCCAGCCATTGTATGAATTGCCAGTCTTCAGGCGGAAAAAGCTCCTGCTCGTGGGTGGCGCGGGTTGTAAGTTCGATGATTTCTCCCAGCGATCGGGTTTTCTCGCCGGTGCGCGGCCGGGACAGGATGAATCCCACGCCCAATCCCCGCAAACCGGGCCGACGTTCGAGTGGGATGACTTCACACTGGACGCGCAACCCCGCGCGTGGGGCGTCGAGGTGCGCTGGTGTCGGCGGTAACATCCAGCTCTCCAATTGCTGGACGAACTTCTGTTCCTGCTCCGCCTGCTCGATTTCCGCGAAGCGCTCGAGATTGGCGTGCGGCAGCAACTCGGTCGGCAGCGGACGATTGGAGCGCAGAAAGAGCAGCGCCGTTTCTTCAAGCCGCGCCGTGCCCTGCGCGGCCATCAGACGGGGCCACCAGTCCTCGCCCGCGAAATCCTTCCGCGAGAGGGACAGACCCTCGAAATAATCCTCCAACAGCAGCCAGGCGCGTTGAGGGTCCGCGCAATGGGCGAAGTTTTGCAGCCGCTCGGCGCGTCCGGCGACGGCGGCCTTGGAATCGGCCAGCTCCCGCCGCAGATCGGCAAACGCGCCGTAGGTCTTTTCCAGCACGATGTTGTTGGCATCGTACTTTGCAGTGGAAATCGAACGCGGAGGATGTCCGTTTTTGCGTGAAACTCGTGCCATGTGCAAAACTGCCCGACTAGGGACTGTTATCTCGACATAGAATGGGCATTGGGGTCAATCAGAAACAGGAGGGAATCGAAGGACATCGCAGGAAGTCCGGCGGGGGATCACCACAAAGTTCGCCCGAATGGTTTGCCCGTTTGCGGGGCAATTTTAGACTTTCCCGATCCATTTGCGGTCTTCCCAGACCGCTTTCAAAGAGGTCAGGTTGCGACGGTCAAAAATGTTTCCGGCCATGGCGCCCAGCCGGCCTTTCTTCAGGTTTTTCCAGGCATCGCTGGCGCTGATGGCAACGAATTGCAAGACGCTCGGGTCGCGGTAGCAATCAATCATGCATCGCGTGCAACCGTCACGAATCAGTTTCGATTCATCCCATTCGTACACATTGCACATCGGCGTTTCCCAGAAATGACAGCGGTACAGGTTCAGGTTCCAGTCCAGATAGAAGTATTTGTGGCCGCCCAGACAGCCGAATTTCTCGGGTTCTTTGCGGAGATGCCGCTGCATCTCCTCCAGTGACTCGGTGGGGTTCACGACCGGATAACCGCTCCGCTTTTTCATCTGCTTGATTTTCTCGAACACCTGGATGAGTTCTCCGGTTTGATAGCTGACGAGCTTCGAGTCGCTAAAACTGAGGTAGCTGGAAGCCAGCGACGTCAGTGGATAGCTGAACGTGCAACTCTTGAAGCCCAGCTCGGTCAAAAAAGCCGGCAATCTGTCGTAGTCGTCTATCAGTTTGCTGGCGGTCACACTGGCCGTGGTTTGAACCCCCAGTTCATCAAAGACTGCATTCGCGCGCTGGATTTTCCGGCAAACATCCGGCAGCCCCCGATTCTTCTCGTGCTTCGCGACATCGTGCGAATCAATGGACATGATGACGCTGCTGAGGCCGTCGTTCGCGAGCGCCCGCATGTTTTCGTCCGTCCAAAGCGAGCCATTGGTGCAGATCATCGGGTGGATCCCGTGTCCGGCTGCGTAACGAACCATCGCCCGGATTTCCCTGTGCACGAGCGGTTCGCCGCCAACAAAAAGCAGATAACCGATGTGGTTCCTGGCCGCGATGTCGATGACATCGCATGCCTCCTTCAGCGTGACGCTTCGACGCTGTTTCGGATCGAACCGGTCCACCGCAAACCCGCAGAAATCGCACTTCGCGTTGCAGATGTTCGTGATGGCGAACTGGAGATAGCCCGGCCCGCCGTGATTGAGCACCTCTCGCATCAGTTTGAATACGCCCTTCCTCGGCCTGGCGACAGGCTGGGAAAAATCCGCGGCGGGGCGCGATGTTTCGGCGGCCGGAGGGTTGGCAGTCAGTGCGGCGATGCTCATTCGATAATCACCAGCATACTGCGGGCAAAACCTCGCGCGTGGCAATCATTTCTTTTCGTAGTTGGAGAACCGCCGCGCGTTTTGCCTGCCCGCCGCGGCAGCCGGCGCCGCGGGCCGAAAGAATCCTTGTCCCTTCATCTTCCTTCAGGTTCCCTTCTGGGTTGTCACCGATGAATACAGGTCTTCCTTGTTTCGTGCTGGTCGGGTGCGCGGCTTTTGTGGCTGTGATCTCGTCCGGACGCGCGGCCGACCAGCCGCAGTGGGGCCGGGCGTGGTCGCGCAACATGGTGTCTGACGAAAAGGGTCTGCCCGATTCGTTCGATCCGAAGACAGGGCTCAACATCAAATGGGTTGCCCGGCTCGGAACGGAAAGTTATTCCACACCCGTCGTATCGGGCGGCCATGTTTACATCGGCACCAACAACGGCGAACCGCGCGACCCTGGGCATCAAGGTGATCGCGGAGTGTTGATGTGCTTTGATGAAGCGACCGGAAAACTTCTCTGGCAGTTGGTCGTGCCAAAGCGCGAAGAAGACCCTTACTTCGACTGGCCAAAAACAGGCATGTCTTCCCCGGTCTCGGTCGAAGGGGATCGCGTCTACCTGACTGACAATCGCGGCGAAGTGGTTTGCCTTGACGCGGGCGGGTTGATGAACGGCAACGACGGACCGTTCATTGACGAGGGCGCGCACATGACCCCGCCCAAAAACTCCGGTTTGCCTCCCAAACCCGTTCCTGGCGCGCAGATATTCCCCGAGCGATTGCGCCCGGTGGACGGCGCGACCGTGCTCAAGCCGGGGCCGCTCGACGCCGACATCATCTGGCTTTTCGACCTGGTTTCCGAGGCGGGCATCTGGCCCCACGACGGCGCGCACAGCTCGGTTCTGATCCACGGAGACCTTCTTTATCTCAATACGGCGACCGGTGTGGACAACACGCACAAACGCATTCGCGCGCCGGATGCGCCCAGCCTCGTCGCGCTCGATAAAAAAACGGGTCGGCTTGTGGCGCGCGACGACGAACACATCGCCCCGGATATTTTCCACTGCACCTGGTCGTCGCCGTCGTTGGGAACGGTCAATGGGAGGGAATTGATTTTTTTCGCCGGAGGCAACGGGGTGGTTTACGCATTTGAAGCGCTTGGGAGGACAAACCCTGACTTGCCGGTCACAAAGCTGAAAAAGGTCTGGCGGTTTGACTTCGATCCGACGAGACCGCCACGCGACATCCACCAGTACCTGAGCAACCGCCGCGAAGGGCCGAGTAATATTTACGGCATGCCCGTCTTTTACCGAAACCGCATTTATGTGGCCGGGGGTGGCGACGTATTCTGGGGCAAGAACGAGGCATGGCTGAAATGTATTGACGCGACAAAGACCGGCGACATCACGACCAACGGCCTGGTCTGGTCGTATCCATTGCAAAAGCATGTCATGTCCACGCCGGCGATTTACAATGGTCTTGTGTTTATCGCCGACTGCGGGCGCGCGTTTCACTGTTTGGATGCCGGGACAGGCAAACCGTATTGGACCGCGGAGATCAAAGGAGAGGCATGGGCTTCGCCAATGGTTGCCGATGGGAAGGTCTATCTCGGCACGCGCAGCGGAAGTTTTTATGTCTTCGCAGCGGAGAAGCAAAAAAAGCTTTTGAATTCAATCGAGCTGGGCGATCCGATCAGCGCCACTGTTACCGCGGCCAACGGGGTGCTTTACATCGCGACGATGAGCAATCTTTACGCGGTCCAGAACGGAACGCACACGGATGCGGTCGGCAATTAACCCCCATGTCTGGAGGCTCGTGCCAGAAGACGGATTGTTTATGAAAAACAGACCCTTCTTTGATTTACCGGATCGGCTGCGAATGGCCGCGTGCGGATTGTTCGCGACCATTTCACTTCTCGTGGCGCCCGCGTGCGCCGCCGCAGCGGCAGGCAACAGTTCCTATTCGAAGTGGCCGAACGGACCGCCGTCGGACGCCGGCTTCTTCCCGATTGCCGTATGGTTGCAAGCTCCCGCCAACGCGGAGCGCTATCGCAAGGCCGGCTTCAACACCTACGTCGGTTTGTGGAAGGGGCCGACCGGGGAGCAGCTGGCCGCGCTGAAGAAGGCCGGGATGCGTTTGATCTGCGAGCAGAACGAGGTCGCGCTTCACCGCCTCGACGATCCGACGATCATCGGCTGGATGCACGGAGACGAGCCGGACAACGCGCAATCCCTCGGCAACGGCAAAGGATACGGCCCGCCGATTCCGCCGGAGAAGATCGTCGCCGGCTACAAACGAATCAAAGCTGCCGATCCCTCGCGACCAATGATGCTGAACCTTGGGCAGGGCGTGGCGTTCGACAACTACATCGGGCGCGGTGTCCGGCGTAATCATCCCGGGGATTACCCTGAGTATCTGAAGGGATGCGACATCGCTTCATTCGACATTTATCCCGTCAATCACGACAGCAAGGAGGTTGCCGGCAAACTCTGGTTTGTAGCTCAGGGCGTCGAGCGGCTGGCGAAATGGAGTGGCGGTGAAAAGATCATCTGGAATTGTCTCGAATGCACCCGCATCGGCGAACTGGACAAAAAGCCGACACCCCACCAGGTGCGGTGCGAGGCGTGGATGTCCCTCATCCATGGCTCGCGCGGGTTGATCTACTTCGTTCACCAGTTCAAACCGGCGTTTCATGAGGCCGCGTTGCTGGACGATCCGGAAATGCTCGCCGCCGTCACCGCGCTGAACAATCAAATCACCGGACTCGCGCCGGTGCTGAACAGTCGCACAATTCACGACGCTGTCACCGTGCGGTCCGAAAGTACGGACGTGCCGGTTGCCACCATGGCGAAGCAATACAAGGGAGCGACCTACTTGTTCGCTGTCGCGATGCGCGACGGTGAAACGACGGCGACGTTCAAACTCAGCGGCGTCGATGGCGCGCGAACCGTCGAGGTCATCGACGAGAATCGAAAGCTTGCCGTGACCGACGGGTCGTTCAACGACCGCTTTGGGCCGTGGGACGCGCACCTCTACCGGCTGCCGGCCAGGTAGCGGATCGAACTGCGCCTTTCCATCGGCGGACTCCGGTGTATCCTTACACCATCCACATGAGTTGCTTTCCAAAACCCTCGTAAAGCCCGGACGGGAAACGGTCCGGTGACATGATCCGACGCGATTACATCCTGCGGATGATCGAGGAGCTGGCGGAGGCGCTGGCGCGAATCCGTTCGCTCAAACAAGGCCGGCGCTGGGCCGAAGCGGGTGACGAACTGGACACGGAATTCAAAAAGCTCATCGGCCACGGCGCGCAGGAGGTCGCGCGGCTCTCGGAAACCGACCTGCTCGCGCGCCTCATGCAGGGCGGCCCGACGCATCTGGTCCGCGACAAAACGCTCATGCTCACGACACTGCTCACCGAGGCCGGCGACGTGGCGGCCGCCGAAGAGCGGATGGAAGAAAGCCGTGAGTGTTATCTTAAAGCGTTGCACCTGTTGCTCGACGTTCTGGCGCGACATGAGGCTTTTGAATGTCCCGGGTTTGTGCCCAAAGTGGAAATGCTCGTCGCGGCGTTGCGGTCAGCGCCGCTGCCCGTCCGGAGCGCCGCGATGCTGATGCAACATTACGAACGCACCGGCGAATTCGCCAAGGCCGAGGATGCTCTTTTCGCCATGCTCGACGCCGAGCCGGACAACCATGCCATCGTAGAATTCGGCATCACGTTCTACCAACGCCTGCTGGCGCAAAGCGACGCGACGTTGGCCGCCGCCAATCTGCCTCGCGCAGAAGTGGAGGAAGGGTTGAAACAACTTCAGGCCCGTGCTGAAGCCTGAACGGCTGCAAGCCCGACAGATGACAGGCCGAGAATGAATGTGCCATGAATGACGCCGCCGGCTTTGTGGCAATCCTTCGTGAAGCGGCGCATCTCGTCTGCGACGCAAAATACATTTTGACATACAATACGACACAACGTAGTCTGTTGTCGGATGAGCATAAAGATTTCAATAAATGCACCTGGCTTGGCGATTCAAGCTCACATCAAAGACGAGGCATTGCCCGAACTGCTTAAGCTAACTCAAGAATACCGCGAAGAAAGCAGCCCATTCGGCGAGTCACCATCCGGTGCAGTTAAATCACCGCCGGCCAATGCGTCTGGAGCGGCGAGTGATGATGTCGTGAGAAGCCTGCTAAAATCTCACGGGGCGGCCGAGTTGCTGAGTCTCGTAAAATGGGAAAGCTTCCCAGATAAAATCCTGCTGCTGGGAGCTTGGCATGAATCGCAGGGCGGCGGCACACCTTGGAGAAGCGCCGACATGGAAGAATTGTTCAAGCAGGCGAAAGAAAAGCCGCCTGCCAATTTTCCGCGCGACATTAAGCAGGCTATCAAATCCGCTTGGGTTCATCCGGTTACGCCTCGCACTTACACGATCACCGGAACAGGTTGGCGGAGAATAGGTGAAGCACTGCAGCGACTTCAAAATGGTTGATTATGGACGAGAGCATCCTGCGCTATGCATCACCTGATGAAGTTGTCCGGCTTGCCAAAGAGGCCGGCATGACAACGGGGCAAATTGTCAGGATTGTGAGCGGTTGCCTACCTTATCGGGAGGCTCTGAAAGTAGCGCATGACTATGCGCCGCTGTTGGAAATCTCGGTTTCCGAGTTTATGGAGCTGCGGAAGAACGAATGAAAGCGGGTCAAATCGCCTTGAGCCGAGTGATCAGCGTCTCACTGTAACCGTCCCGGCGCAACGCGGCGTAGTCAATTTTACCCTTCTCTCGTAAGAGCTTTTCCTTAACTGCCTTGAGCAGACGATCCCCCGCTTCCAAGCTTGCCTTGGAGTAGCTCTTCTTTTTCGGTGCGGATGCTGTCGTGCTCATCGTGGCGTTACATTACGCAATTTTGGCACAACCTTCAATCCCCAAGTTTTGGCGAAAAAACTCAAGCTGTCGCCGCTTTCGCCGCCGCCAAGTCGGTTCGCCGTTGCGCCATGCTCTTGAAGAATTCGTAGCCTTCGCGCAGGCGGCGGACGCAAACATCCTTATCCTCCAGCATCGTCTTGATGATGCGGAGAATCGGTTTCGGGCGCAGGTAATAGCGATGGTAGAAGCGTTCGACACTCTCGAAGATTTCGTCTTTGCTCAGGCCGGGATATTCCAATGAGCTTTGCTGGAAGCCGTCGCCTTCCACGAGGTCGGTCTTGTCTTTCTTCACGAACCAGCCGTTGAGTCTGGCTTGCTCGTAGAGTTCCGTGCCGGGATACGGCGCGGCGAGGGAAACTTGCAAGCTGAACACATCGAGTTCCTGTGCGAAGCGAATCGTTTGCTCGATGGTTTCCTTGGTCTCGACGGGCAGGCCGAGGATGAACGTGCCGTGAATCACCACGCCGGCTTTGTGGCAATCCTTCGTGAAGCGGCGCATCTCGTCGGTGGTCACGCCTTTCTTGATGCGCGTGAGGGTTTCATCGTTGCCGCTTTCGTAGCCGACGAGAAACAGCCGCAGACCGTTGTCTTTGAAACTTTTGATCGTGTCGTAATCGAGGTTCGCGCGACTGTTGCAACTCCAGTGAACACCAAGCGGGCCGAGCTTTTTTGCGATCTCGCGGGCGCGCGGAAGGTTCGCGGTGAAGGTGTCGTCGTCGAAGAAAAATTCGCGCACCTGCGGGAACAGCTTCTTCATGTAGGCCATCTCGTCGGCGACGTTTTGCGGCGAGCGGACGCGGTATTTGTGTCCGCCGATGGTCTGCGGCCAGAGGCAGAAGCTGCATTGCGCCGGGCAACCGCGGCCCGTGTAGAGGCTCACGTAGGGATGCAGCAGGTAGCCGATGAAATATTTCTCGATCTGGAGGTCGCGCTTGTAAACGTCGGCCACCCACGGGAGCGCGTCCATGTTCGGAATCATTTCGCGCTCGGGGTTGTGTTTGATTTTGCCATCCTTGTCCTTGTAGGAAAGGCCGGCGATGGTCGCGAGGTCGCGGCCTTCGGCGACTTCGGCGCAGGTGTAATCGAATTCCTTGCGGCCGACCCAGTCAATCGCGGGCGACGCCTTGAGCGTCTCGGTGGGCAAAACCATCGTGTGCGCGCCGATAAAACCGATCTTCGTGTCCGGTTTCTGCGCCTTGATGGCTTCGGCAACCTTGCAATCGTTCTTCAGCGATGGAGTGCTGGTGTTGATGATGACGTGATCGAAATCCTTCGCGATGGCGAGGCACTTCGCGAGGTCCACGTCGTGCGGCGGGCAATCGAGCAGGCGCGAGTTCGGCGTGAGCGCGGCGGGTTGCGCGAGCCAGGTCGGATACCAATAGCTGGTGACCTCGCGCCGCGCCTGATAGCGCGCGCCGGCGCCGCCGTCGAAGCCGTCGAAGCTGGGGGGGGACAAATAAAGTGTCTTGCTCATGGCTCAGCGCAAATTCAAAAAATAATTCTTCAAAGCGACGGCGGAAATGGCGAAAGAAACCAAAACCAGAAAGGCATAAACGAGGAAAAAGCCCCCGCTCGAAAAATCCTCCCTCGCCGGCTTGTGCTCTTTCCAATCAGCATAGAAAACAGGAGCGAGAGCAATCATGTTCATCCCAAAGCCAAAGGCCTGCAACGCACCGCGAAGATTAACTGATACGTGCAAGAGCAATGGTGCCAACGTCGCGACCGCTCCCACCAGCGCCGCCACTAATCCCGCCCTTTTCGATCCTAAGAGCTTTTTTACCCCAGTAATCACAGCTATTTCTTTCCGAGCTTCGCCAGCAAATCGTCGCGCTGCGATGTATCGCCACTGCCGCAGCCGTCGTTGGTTGCTGTGCCGGCCGATGCGCGCATCTGTTGAACGTAGAATTCCGTATCGGCGCCTTCGCGGGTGAGGCCGGCTGTCTCCAGCGCAGCCCTGGCCGGGGCCAGATGACCTTTGCCGATGGACGTGCCGTTGAAAACGGTTTTGACCAGTTCGGGGCCGCCGACGTACGGCTTCGGACGCGGCCCGAAGTTGTGTTTGAAATTCTTCCAGTTATCCGCGGCGTTGGCGTGCAGCGCGCCTGAAGGTTCAAAGCCCGAGTGCATCATGCAATTCTCGCAGCGCGGATCCCGACCGCAGCCCTTTTCATCGACGCCGTACCTGGTCCAGTCCACCTTCGCGAGCATTTCCTGGTAACCGTCATAGTGGCCGTCGGTCATGACATAACACGGCGCTTTCCAGCCGCGAATATTGTAGGTGGGGATCGCCCAGGCGCTGCAGGGCAATTCCCGCTTGCCAGCCAGGAACTCCAGATAGCCGGGTGTGCCGAAAATCGTGAACCGTTTACCCCAGTCCAGAACCTTCGCGAACTTCTGGCGCGTCATTTCGCGCGTCAGGAAGAAGTCCTTCGGGTCTTTGCCCAGGCGCTTGACCATGTCCTTCTTCGCGGCGTCGTAATCGTAGCCGGGCGAAATCGTGTGGCCGTCGCAGCCGAGCCACGAGAAGAATTTGAACATCGCCTCGATCTCATGCTCGTTCGTCTCCCGATAAACCGTCGTGTTGGTCGCGACCTGGTAGCCGAGAATCTTGGCCATTTTGATCGCCTCGACGCATTCCTTGAAAACGCCTTCGCGCTCGACGATAAGGTCGTGGGTGTATTCGAGGCCATCAATGTGGACGTTCCAGTACATCCATTTGCTCGGTCGAATGACGGCTTTTTCCCGGGCCGCCGCATCCGATTTGCGAATCGCCTCGGCGTCCTTTTCGGAGATCAGCTTTTCACCGAGCAGCTTGTTCAGCTTCGGCTCAAGGTCCCGCGAGTAGATCGCCGCAAGGTAATCCTTCATTTTCTTCCGCATGAACATGCCGTTCGTGCAGACGTAAACGATGCGGCCTTGCGCGAGAATCCCGTTCACCAGCTCCTCGATCTTCGGGTAGATCAGGGGCTCGCCGCCGCAGATGCTGACCATCGGCGCGTCGCACTCGGTGGCGGCCTGAAGGCATTTTTCCAGCGGCACCATGTCCTTGAGTGACGTGGAGTATTCGCGAATGCGGCCGCAACCGGTGCAAGTCAGATTGCAGGTGTGCAGCGGCTCGAGTTGCAAAACCATCGCAAACTTAGGGGTTTTGCGCAGTTTGTGTTTGATGATGTGGCCGGCGATTTTCGCCGACAGCGCCAGGGGGAATCGCATAGGGATTAGCGAGATTTTGCGAGAAGTTCGCCGGTGGCAACGGGGTCCGTCCCCGGCGTCGGAGCTTTGGGCGGGTCGGTCTGCATGAATCCCGGCAACAGAAACGTCGCTGGCGAAACGGAGCCGGTGGCGTTGATGCCGCTGCAGCCCGCGCCCAGAAGCGCAAAAGCCGGAAGGATTGCCAAGCGCAGCAATTTCCAATTTAATCTCACTTGGCCAGTATAAATCGGGTCAACATGATGGCAACAACTAATTCCGCGGCCAATAACCGCCGTCTGACCCCTGTACGGTGCGCCAACGACCGCTTTCGGCCGGGCGCGCAGTCGAGACGTTGGTGGTTGGGTCTCATCGGGTTGTTCATCGGGGGCTGGCTCTGTGTCGGTGAGGAGAATTCAGCCTTCGCCCGGCGGGCGGAGTTGAATTATCAGGCTGCAAAAAAACGGTTCCAAACCGCCACCAACGACATGGAGGCGGCCTGGCAGTTCGGCCGCGCGTGCTTCGACTGGGCGGATTTTGCAAAAAACGACGACCAGCGCGAGACCATCGCCAACGAAGGCATCGCCGCCTGCCGCCGGTTGATTGCGCGCGACGCTAAGTCAGCGGCGGCGCACTACTATCTCGGGTTGGATCTTGGCCAGCTCGCCCAAACGAAGACGCTTGGCGCGTTGAGGATCGTTCAGGAAATGGAGCGCGAATTCAAGACGGTGCGCGACCTGGACGTGAAGTTTGACTATGCCGGTCCGGATCGCAATCTGGGATTGCTTTATCTGGAAGCGCCGGGGTGGCCGGCCAGCATCGGCGACAAAACCAAGGCGCGGAGGCATCTGGAGCGCGCCGCGGAATTGGCGCCCAATTATCCGGAGAATCATCTCTGCCTCCTGGAGGCATATCTCAAATGGAATGATCAGAAAGGTCTTCGGCGCGAATCGAAGGTTGTTGAAGAACTCCTGCCTGTGGCCAGGAAGGAATTTACCGGTGAAGCCTGGGAACAGAGTTGGGCCGACTGGGACAAGCGGTGGCAGAAGGTTCGCGAGAAAGTGCGCGAACTGAAGAAGTGATCGGCCCGTTTGCCGGTTGACGTCATCGCGCCGAGTTCATTAACTGCCGGCATGAGATTTTCCGTTGTGGTATTGGTGGCGCTCCTTTGGTCGGGTTGCGTCACCAGGAACGCCGCGAAACCCACCGCAAAGCGTGGCGAAGGTGGAATGGCCGCAACGACGACCACTCCGTCCCCGGGAAGCGAGGATTCAAAGCCAACCGTCACACTCGATGAAACACTGCTTGGCAGAGTCGTTCGGATGGACCCTACCTTGCGTTTCGTGGTGATGGATTTTCCGGTGCTAAAGGTGCCCGCGGTTGACCAAAGATTAAATGTCTATCGTAATGGGCAGAAAGTCGGCGAGATCAAGGTCACCGGCCCCAGGCAGGAAACCGTCATCGCCGGTGACATCACGTCGGGAGAAGCGCAGGTGGGCGACGAAGTGCGGGCGGACTGAGCCGGGCGCGGTGCAGCTGGTCAGCTTCCCTCCGACCGTTCGGTTTTGACGTCGGCCTTCCTGTAGGCGTGCTTTTTCTGGTAAGGCGAGTGGAGGTTGAAATAGATCCCGCACAGAGGCCGGTCACAGTCGGTCTGACTGAGGATGATGGTCAGGTGGCGGTCGAGCGCGATGCCGTGGCGGAGGTGCGCGCCGCGGTTCAGGTAGGCCTTGATCGCCTTTTCCATCAGCCGCACGATCGACTCCTGGCATTCGTCGGGAGTCTTGTCGATGCACACGATATGCTTCTCATAAAGCTTCACCGCTTCGGCCAGCTCCGGCTTGAACATCTCGACCGTCAGATCCATGAGGTCAGAAGGTAAAGAGTCCGCGCACGAAGTGCAATAGGAGCGTGGACATCGAATTCGGGCGCATTCATGGGACTCTCACGGTTTTCTCGTCTGCGAGCGCGGACCGAACAGCGCCGTCCCGACGCGGATAATCGTTGCGCCTTCCTCGATGGCGACCTCGAAATCGCCGCTCATGCCCATGCTCAGGTGTGGCAACGGCGCGCCGAGGACCTGTTCGCAGCGCTGTTTGAGTTCGCGCAACTGGCGGAAAATCGCGCGCGCCTTTTCCGGGTCCTGTGTCCAGGGCGCAATGGTCATCAGGCCCTGGATTTCGAGACGTCTGAGGGCGTTG
This genomic window contains:
- the hpnJ gene encoding hopanoid biosynthesis associated radical SAM protein HpnJ; this encodes MSKTLYLSPPSFDGFDGGAGARYQARREVTSYWYPTWLAQPAALTPNSRLLDCPPHDVDLAKCLAIAKDFDHVIINTSTPSLKNDCKVAEAIKAQKPDTKIGFIGAHTMVLPTETLKASPAIDWVGRKEFDYTCAEVAEGRDLATIAGLSYKDKDGKIKHNPEREMIPNMDALPWVADVYKRDLQIEKYFIGYLLHPYVSLYTGRGCPAQCSFCLWPQTIGGHKYRVRSPQNVADEMAYMKKLFPQVREFFFDDDTFTANLPRAREIAKKLGPLGVHWSCNSRANLDYDTIKSFKDNGLRLFLVGYESGNDETLTRIKKGVTTDEMRRFTKDCHKAGVVIHGTFILGLPVETKETIEQTIRFAQELDVFSLQVSLAAPYPGTELYEQARLNGWFVKKDKTDLVEGDGFQQSSLEYPGLSKDEIFESVERFYHRYYLRPKPILRIIKTMLEDKDVCVRRLREGYEFFKSMAQRRTDLAAAKAATA
- a CDS encoding DUF3463 domain-containing protein; protein product: MRFPLALSAKIAGHIIKHKLRKTPKFAMVLQLEPLHTCNLTCTGCGRIREYSTSLKDMVPLEKCLQAATECDAPMVSICGGEPLIYPKIEELVNGILAQGRIVYVCTNGMFMRKKMKDYLAAIYSRDLEPKLNKLLGEKLISEKDAEAIRKSDAAAREKAVIRPSKWMYWNVHIDGLEYTHDLIVEREGVFKECVEAIKMAKILGYQVATNTTVYRETNEHEIEAMFKFFSWLGCDGHTISPGYDYDAAKKDMVKRLGKDPKDFFLTREMTRQKFAKVLDWGKRFTIFGTPGYLEFLAGKRELPCSAWAIPTYNIRGWKAPCYVMTDGHYDGYQEMLAKVDWTRYGVDEKGCGRDPRCENCMMHSGFEPSGALHANAADNWKNFKHNFGPRPKPYVGGPELVKTVFNGTSIGKGHLAPARAALETAGLTREGADTEFYVQQMRASAGTATNDGCGSGDTSQRDDLLAKLGKK